A window of Gemmatimonadaceae bacterium genomic DNA:
TCGATCAGCATTCCGCGCACGAACGCGTGCTGTTCGAGCAGTTCATGAGAACACTCGAATGTGGCGAGCAGCCGTCGCAGCGATTGCTCTTTCCGATGACGCTGCACCTGGGGCCCGCTGAGAGCGAAGCGTTCGAGACACATCGCGAGCTCTTCGAGCGGTTGGGGTTCGAGATCGAGGGCTTTGGCGGGCACACGCTCATCGTGCGGGCCGTGCCGATGCCGCATCCACGCTTCGATCCCGAACGCTGTCTGCGCGAAACGCTCGCGACGCTCACCGGCGATCGCGAGACGGGAGCGCATGCGCGCCATGAACGACTCGCCGCGACGGTCGCGTGCAAGGCGGCGATCAAGGCGGGCGACTCGCTGTCGCCGGGAGAGATGCGCGCGCTGTTCGTCGCGCTGCGCGATACGACGCTTCCCGCGCACGACGTGCATGGCCGCGCGACGATCGTGCAACTCACGTGGGACGAGATTGAGCGACGCTTCGGCCGCAAATAACTCGACCGACCGCGGTGACGTGCTCGTCATTTGCGGACCGACGGCGGCGGGGAAGACCGCGATCGCGCTCCGGCTCGCCGAGGAGACGCCGTCGCTCGTCGTGAGCGCCGATTCGCGCCAGGTATATCGCGGCTTCGACGTCGGCACCGCGAAGCCGACGCGCGAAGAGCTCGCCGGTGTCCCGCACCGCGGCATCGACGTCGCCAACCCAACCTCGCGCTACACGGCCGCACTCTGGGCACAGCGCGCGGACGCATGGATCGCCGAGGCGATCGCGGAGGGACGGCGGCCAATCGTCGTCGGCGGTACGGGACTCTACGTGCGCGCGTTGTTCGAGGGCTTGTTCGAGGAGCCACCGCTCGACGTCGAACGCCGCCGCCGGCTCGAGGCAATCATCGGCGCGTTGCCTGTCGACGAACTGCGCCGTTGGGCGATGCAACTCGATCCCGGCCGCGCGCATCTCGGACGCACGCAACTGCTGCGGTCGATCGAGATCGCGCTCCTCACCGGACGCCGGCTGAGCGAATTGCATCGCGAGCGGCCGCGGTCGACCCGTTGGCGCCCGCGCTATCTTGTGGTGGATCCCGGCCCCGCGCTCGCCGACCGAATTGGTGCGCGCATCGACGAGATGCTCGATCACGGCTGGCCAGACGAGGTGCGGCGCTTGATGCAGACGATTCCGGCGGACGCGCCGGCCTGGAACGCGACCGGATACGACGTCGTGCGACGGTTGGTGCGCGGCGAGCTGACTCGCGACGCGGCGCGCAATCAGATCCTGATCGATACGCGACAGTACGCCAAGCGGCAGCGCACGTGGTTTCGGCATCAGCTGCCCGAAGGCTCGGTCACGCGCGTGAACCCGCTCACCGACGGTTGGCGCGCGATCGTGCGCGAGTGGAGCCGCCCCAAGTGAAGATCGGCATCACGTGCTATCCCACGTACGGCGGTTCAGGCGCGCTCGCGACCGAGCTGGGCATCGCGCTCGCCCGGCGCGGACACGAGATTCACTTCATCACCTACGCGCAGCCGTTCCGGCTGCCGGCATTCTCGCCGCGCATCTACTTCCACGAAGTGGACGTCGGACGCTATCCGCTGTTCGAGTATCCACCCTACGACCTCGCGCTCGCGGTGCGCATGCACGAGGTGGTGCTCGATCACGGGCTCGACCTGTTGCATTGCCACTATGCCATTCCGCACGCCACGAGCGCGTGGATCGCGAAGGAAATGCTGCGGACGGCGCGGCCGGACATTCGCGTCGTCACGACGCTGCACGGCACGGACATCACGATCGTCGGCCAGGATCCGTCGTTTCGGCCGATTACAAAATTCTCAATAGAAAAGTCTGATGGCCTGACCGCGGTGTCGCGCTATCTGCAGACCGAGACGCTCACCACGTTCGGGTGCACGGCCTGCCGCATCGAGGTCATTCCCAACTTCGTCGATCCCGAGATCTACGACCGCACGCGCTATACCTCGATCCTCGACGAACAGGTCTCGTCCGAGACGCGCGTGCTCATGCACGTCTCGAACTTCCGCCCCGTCAAGCGCGTGCGCGACGTCGTGAAGATCTTTCACCGCGTCCAGGAACAACTGCCCGCGGTGCTCCTCATGGTCGGCGACGGCCCCGACCGCGTGGACGCCGAAGCCGAAGCCCGCGAGCTCGGCGTCCACGAAAAAGTCTTCTTCCTCGGCAAGATCGACGCGGTCGCGCCGCTCCTTGCCGGCGCCGATCTGTTCCTGCTGCCGTCGAAGAGCGAGTCGTTCGGCTTGAGCGCGCTCGAAGCGCTGGCGTCCGGCGTGCCGGTCATCGGCTCGAATACCGGCGGGCTGCCCGAAGTCGTGAAGCAGAATGAGACCGGCGTGTTGTGCGAGGTCGGCGACGTCGAAGGGATGGCGGCCGCCGCGATCGACATCCTGCGCGACGAGCCGCGCTGGCGCGCCATGAGCTACGCCGGCGCCGCCGACGCGCGCGCACGGTTTTCGCTCGACGCGATCGTCGCCGAATACGAAGCCTTCTACGAACACGCCTTGTCTCTGCCGTCGCTCACGCAACGCGCCGGCAGCCCCGACCCCCGACCCACGCCGACGTGACGATCCCGCCGCCGCACCTCCTGCAAGCCATTCCCGCCGCGCCCGCCGTTGCCGCGACCACGCTGTCGATCGGGCAATCGATCATGCTCGGCATCGTCGAAGGGATCACCGAATTCCTGCCGGTCTCGTCCACCGCGCATCTCATTCTCGCGACCAACGCGCTGCGATTGGCCGAGACGGAATTCATGAAGAGCTTTCAGATCATCATTCAGTTCGGCGCCATCCTGTCGGTCGTGATCCTGTACTGGCAGAAGTTCCTGAACATCGAGGTACTGAAGAAGCTCGTCGTGGCCTTCATCCCGACGGGCATCATTGGATTGACGGTTTATAAAATCCTCAAGCAATATCTTCTGGGAAACATTCACGTCATCCTGACGTCGCTGCTCGTGGGCGGCATCATCCTCATCATCTTCGAGCGCTTCAGCAAGCGCGAAGAGACGGACGTGGATTTCTCCGAGATCACGTATGGCCGTGCGCTGCTGATCGGTCTCTTCCAGGCGATCGCGATCGTGCCCGGCGTCTCGCGCTCCGCCGCGACGATCGTCGGCGGCATGGTGCTGGGCATCAGCAAGCGCACGATCGTCGAGTTCTCGTTCATGCTCGCCGTGCCCACCATGCTTGCCGCCAGCGGCCTCGAGCTCCTCAAGAACCATTCGGCCGTCTCCGAGAACATTCCCGCGCTCGCGGTGGGGTTCATTATCAGTTTCCTCATGGCCATCGTCGCGATCAAGTCGTTCCTGGCCTACCTGAAGAAGCGGGATTTCCGCGCGTTCGGCTGGTATCGCGTCGTGCTGGCGATCGTGTACTTCTTCGTGTTCGTGCGGTAAACACCGGTGAAGCGTCGCCGTTGACCGACTCACCATCGCCGATCTTTCTTCCCGAAGTCACGTCCACGCTCGACGTCGCGCACGACCTCGCGGCGAAGGGCGCGGCGCCTGGTACGCTGATCGTTGCCGACAGGCAAACCGCCGGGCGGGGGCGCATGGGGCGAAGCTGGCGCTCCGAACCGGGCGCCGGCATCTGGTTGACGCTCATCGAGCGTCCGTGCGATGCGTCGGCGCTCGAGGTACTGTCGTTGCGCGTGGGACTCGCGCTCGCGCCCGCGCTCGATGCATTCGCCGAGTCGAGTGTTCGGCTCAAATGGCCGAACGATCTCTACGTGGCCGATCGCAAGCTTGCCGGAATTCTCATCGAAGCCCGGTGGCGGGACGCCAAGCCGGAGTGGATCGCGATCGGCGTCGGCATCAACCTGCGTCCGCCGGCGAGCGAACCCCGGGCCGGCGGTCTGCGCGACGGTGTCACGCGCGACGATGTCCTCGCGCGCATCGTCGCGCCGCTCCGTGCGGCCGCGGCGTGCACAGGTCGGCTCAGCGACGATGAACTCTCGGCGTTCGCCGCGCGCGATCTGGCGCGCGATCGCCGGTGCGTCGAG
This region includes:
- the miaA gene encoding tRNA (adenosine(37)-N6)-dimethylallyltransferase MiaA → MLVICGPTAAGKTAIALRLAEETPSLVVSADSRQVYRGFDVGTAKPTREELAGVPHRGIDVANPTSRYTAALWAQRADAWIAEAIAEGRRPIVVGGTGLYVRALFEGLFEEPPLDVERRRRLEAIIGALPVDELRRWAMQLDPGRAHLGRTQLLRSIEIALLTGRRLSELHRERPRSTRWRPRYLVVDPGPALADRIGARIDEMLDHGWPDEVRRLMQTIPADAPAWNATGYDVVRRLVRGELTRDAARNQILIDTRQYAKRQRTWFRHQLPEGSVTRVNPLTDGWRAIVREWSRPK
- the bshA gene encoding N-acetyl-alpha-D-glucosaminyl L-malate synthase BshA, with amino-acid sequence MKIGITCYPTYGGSGALATELGIALARRGHEIHFITYAQPFRLPAFSPRIYFHEVDVGRYPLFEYPPYDLALAVRMHEVVLDHGLDLLHCHYAIPHATSAWIAKEMLRTARPDIRVVTTLHGTDITIVGQDPSFRPITKFSIEKSDGLTAVSRYLQTETLTTFGCTACRIEVIPNFVDPEIYDRTRYTSILDEQVSSETRVLMHVSNFRPVKRVRDVVKIFHRVQEQLPAVLLMVGDGPDRVDAEAEARELGVHEKVFFLGKIDAVAPLLAGADLFLLPSKSESFGLSALEALASGVPVIGSNTGGLPEVVKQNETGVLCEVGDVEGMAAAAIDILRDEPRWRAMSYAGAADARARFSLDAIVAEYEAFYEHALSLPSLTQRAGSPDPRPTPT
- a CDS encoding undecaprenyl-diphosphate phosphatase; translation: MTIPPPHLLQAIPAAPAVAATTLSIGQSIMLGIVEGITEFLPVSSTAHLILATNALRLAETEFMKSFQIIIQFGAILSVVILYWQKFLNIEVLKKLVVAFIPTGIIGLTVYKILKQYLLGNIHVILTSLLVGGIILIIFERFSKREETDVDFSEITYGRALLIGLFQAIAIVPGVSRSAATIVGGMVLGISKRTIVEFSFMLAVPTMLAASGLELLKNHSAVSENIPALAVGFIISFLMAIVAIKSFLAYLKKRDFRAFGWYRVVLAIVYFFVFVR
- a CDS encoding biotin--[acetyl-CoA-carboxylase] ligase codes for the protein MTDSPSPIFLPEVTSTLDVAHDLAAKGAAPGTLIVADRQTAGRGRMGRSWRSEPGAGIWLTLIERPCDASALEVLSLRVGLALAPALDAFAESSVRLKWPNDLYVADRKLAGILIEARWRDAKPEWIAIGVGINLRPPASEPRAGGLRDGVTRDDVLARIVAPLRAAAACTGRLSDDELSAFAARDLARDRRCVEPVAGVVRGIDASGALVVDVALSETGPAQVTTVRAGSLVLAEAVKENS